A window of the Deltaproteobacteria bacterium genome harbors these coding sequences:
- a CDS encoding alkaline phytoceramidase, translating into MPVDPVGFWGAPTASIDWCEQNYALLPWVCEAFNTVSSLAMVLAGALGLSRQTFAREVRVAFALLVLVGLGSIAFHATLRFELQMLDELPMLYLVTWLVWLLVENGPEPRLGRWFPAVLLVYVLLATGATLQRGGAQFLAFHLSFGTLEILCLGRVTWLALQPENAPVRRSFVLGLAAYATGIAAWFVDLKACTLVGVTLPAHGIPNPQLHAWWHLLVSIGFFLLLRVVSFDRVQARLRQH; encoded by the coding sequence ATGCCGGTGGATCCGGTGGGCTTCTGGGGAGCTCCCACCGCCAGCATCGACTGGTGCGAGCAGAACTACGCGCTCCTCCCGTGGGTCTGCGAGGCGTTCAACACGGTCTCCAGCCTGGCGATGGTCCTCGCCGGCGCGCTCGGGCTCTCACGGCAGACCTTTGCCCGGGAGGTGCGGGTGGCCTTCGCCCTGCTGGTGCTGGTGGGGCTCGGGAGCATCGCCTTCCACGCGACGCTCCGCTTTGAGCTGCAGATGCTCGACGAGCTGCCGATGCTCTACCTCGTCACCTGGCTAGTCTGGCTCCTGGTGGAGAACGGCCCCGAGCCCCGGCTCGGCCGCTGGTTCCCGGCGGTGCTGCTGGTCTACGTGCTCCTGGCCACGGGAGCGACGCTCCAACGCGGTGGCGCGCAGTTCCTTGCCTTCCACCTGAGCTTCGGAACGCTGGAGATCCTCTGTCTCGGCCGGGTGACCTGGCTTGCGCTCCAGCCGGAGAACGCACCGGTCCGGCGGAGCTTCGTGCTGGGGCTCGCAGCCTATGCGACGGGGATCGCGGCTTGGTTCGTGGACCTCAAGGCCTGCACCCTGGTGGGCGTGACCCTCCCGGCCCACGGCATCCCCAATCCGCAGCTCCACGCCTGGTGGCATCTCCTGGTGTCGATCGGGTTCTTCCTCCTGCTCCGCGTGGTCTCCTTCGACCGGGTCCAGGCCCGCCTGCGTCAGCACTGA
- a CDS encoding cold-shock protein, which produces MATGTVKWFNDAKGFGFITPDGGGKDVFVHHTAIQAEGFRSLAEGQKVEYEVTEGPKGPQAANVRKAS; this is translated from the coding sequence ATGGCGACCGGTACGGTGAAGTGGTTCAACGATGCGAAGGGATTCGGCTTCATCACGCCTGACGGCGGCGGCAAGGACGTTTTTGTCCACCACACCGCGATCCAGGCAGAGGGCTTCCGCAGCCTCGCGGAAGGCCAGAAGGTAGAGTACGAGGTCACCGAGGGCCCCAAGGGTCCGCAGGCGGCCAACGTCCGCAAAGCCAGCTGA
- a CDS encoding diguanylate cyclase — translation MGSWLDERLDALRGAASSYVVTENLSKIEGRDGGKALGRLRAYLNSLRERFPDQEALLVLDASGRVVTSSNGRTGSVRLSPEGLTGLRTGEALVGEAYWDGALGKATILLAVPIREADGRFVGAFAAKLNLHAVTDMLPRLSPLDSGDVALTTDQGRLVIRSRVSSAELMRTKLPETMTSALFEKEGQPVVYKRADGEEVIGSLRRVPRLHWAAVAEIPLAQALGRVGRLRSATGLLLAVLLALVGLLAYVLGLLIARPLGRLTTAAAKIAAGDLLIELPVGGVGEVGYLTRVFNTLVGRLRERESQAELERLSVTDALTGLYNRRHLTGTLATEVQRSRRLRRPFSVLLADVDHFKQYNDTHGHPAGDAALARIADILRKTTRGVDCVARYGGEEFLVMLLETTVGTAAIVAERIRARVAIEELAGGRITISIGVAECPTHGDTPESLIESADAALYEAKDRGRDRVVAAGGHQEREKEKKRRRTRTARASGDT, via the coding sequence ATGGGCTCATGGCTTGACGAGCGCCTCGACGCCTTGCGGGGAGCGGCCAGCTCGTACGTCGTCACTGAGAACCTGAGCAAAATCGAGGGAAGGGATGGTGGCAAAGCGCTCGGCCGTCTGCGCGCTTACCTCAACTCTCTTCGCGAGCGATTCCCGGATCAAGAAGCTCTTCTGGTCCTCGATGCGAGCGGGCGCGTCGTGACGAGCAGCAACGGCCGGACGGGGAGCGTGCGCCTCTCCCCGGAGGGGCTGACCGGTCTGCGAACGGGCGAGGCGCTCGTTGGCGAGGCCTACTGGGACGGGGCGCTCGGCAAGGCCACGATCCTCCTCGCCGTCCCGATCCGCGAGGCGGATGGGCGATTCGTCGGCGCGTTCGCCGCGAAGCTCAACCTGCATGCAGTCACGGACATGCTGCCGCGCCTCTCCCCACTCGACTCTGGCGACGTCGCTCTCACGACGGACCAAGGCAGGCTGGTCATCAGGTCCCGGGTGAGCTCCGCCGAGTTGATGCGAACGAAGCTCCCGGAAACGATGACGAGTGCGTTGTTCGAAAAGGAAGGCCAGCCCGTCGTGTACAAGCGCGCGGACGGGGAGGAGGTGATCGGCTCCTTGCGACGCGTCCCGCGGCTGCATTGGGCGGCGGTGGCCGAGATCCCGCTGGCGCAGGCATTGGGCCGGGTTGGCCGGCTGCGGAGCGCCACCGGATTGCTGCTCGCCGTGCTCCTCGCGCTCGTCGGGCTCCTGGCCTACGTCCTCGGATTGCTCATCGCCCGTCCGCTCGGGCGCCTCACGACGGCCGCGGCGAAGATCGCCGCCGGGGATCTCCTGATCGAACTCCCGGTGGGTGGGGTCGGTGAGGTGGGCTACCTGACGCGGGTGTTCAACACGCTGGTCGGGCGCCTGCGCGAGCGGGAGAGCCAGGCGGAGTTGGAGCGGCTCTCCGTCACGGACGCCCTCACCGGGCTGTACAACCGCAGGCACCTGACGGGCACGCTCGCGACCGAGGTACAGCGGTCGCGTCGGCTCCGGCGACCCTTCTCGGTGCTGTTGGCAGACGTCGATCACTTCAAGCAATACAACGACACCCACGGCCACCCGGCCGGCGACGCAGCGCTCGCGAGGATCGCGGACATCTTGCGGAAGACGACGCGCGGCGTGGACTGCGTCGCGCGATACGGCGGGGAGGAGTTCTTGGTGATGCTGCTCGAGACCACGGTAGGAACGGCGGCAATCGTGGCGGAGCGTATCCGGGCGCGGGTGGCGATCGAGGAGTTGGCCGGTGGGAGGATCACGATCAGTATCGGCGTGGCGGAATGTCCAACCCATGGCGACACGCCGGAATCGCTGATCGAGAGCGCCGACGCCGCCTTGTACGAGGCGAAGGACAGGGGTCGCGATCGTGTGGTGGCCGCCGGCGGGCATCAGGAGCGGGAGAAAGAAAAGAAGAGACGGCGCACCAGGACGGCGCGGGCCTCGGGAGACACGTAA
- a CDS encoding nucleotide-binding protein: MDKPRIFLGSSGKQEKLLQALTRGLEAVAHVDPWTTSFHPGTTTLDRLLELTHEVDFAAFVFAQDDWTTTSPPASRATGSGQASPRDNVVFEAGLFGGALGMRRTFIIHASDSKLPSDLLGLTCVRYGEATTASEMRVVNQKLRKAIENEGRIARIEGFWWQFSLTERGPREPSAVSLLRISRNRDGALELVGRSWQEDGSLSARYWSEAAKEKKEPSGVFYYWKGERPLHPNAPQLDGTGEIRLESADRAGGYFTTRADTHPKVNARTSGVYLRADPKDMSILEGRDDRRRAELIAERLRDWKSITKA, translated from the coding sequence ATGGACAAGCCTCGCATCTTCCTTGGCTCGTCAGGAAAGCAGGAGAAGCTGCTGCAGGCACTGACACGCGGTCTCGAAGCCGTCGCACACGTAGATCCGTGGACGACATCCTTCCATCCTGGGACCACCACACTGGATCGCCTCCTCGAGCTCACGCATGAAGTCGACTTTGCCGCGTTCGTGTTTGCTCAGGACGACTGGACGACCACCAGTCCGCCAGCGTCTCGTGCCACGGGATCGGGCCAGGCTTCTCCTCGAGACAACGTCGTCTTCGAAGCCGGGCTTTTCGGTGGAGCCCTCGGAATGCGGCGAACCTTTATCATCCATGCAAGCGACTCGAAGCTTCCGAGCGATCTCCTCGGCCTCACGTGCGTACGGTACGGCGAAGCGACGACCGCTTCCGAGATGAGAGTCGTCAACCAGAAGCTTCGGAAGGCGATCGAGAACGAGGGCCGCATCGCCCGGATCGAGGGCTTCTGGTGGCAGTTTTCCCTGACGGAACGGGGCCCGCGGGAACCCTCCGCCGTGAGCCTCTTGCGGATCTCGCGAAACCGCGACGGCGCGCTGGAGCTGGTCGGCCGCTCATGGCAAGAGGATGGCAGCCTGTCAGCGAGATACTGGAGCGAAGCGGCGAAGGAGAAGAAGGAGCCTTCGGGCGTCTTCTACTATTGGAAGGGAGAACGGCCCCTGCACCCGAACGCGCCGCAGTTGGACGGGACAGGGGAGATCCGGCTGGAATCCGCCGATCGCGCGGGAGGGTACTTCACGACCCGTGCGGACACGCACCCGAAAGTGAACGCGCGGACGTCCGGTGTTTACTTGCGCGCCGATCCAAAGGACATGAGCATCCTGGAGGGACGCGACGACCGGCGACGCGCGGAGTTGATCGCTGAGCGGTTGAGGGATTGGAAGTCGATCACGAAGGCTTGA
- a CDS encoding TetR family transcriptional regulator: MPKRSHRDNLLDAGRKVMFERGYRGAGVRDIVSEAGAPQGSFTNHFRSKEAFASEVLERYFDYLREIVQATLGDRSLSPRGRIRRYFDVITGKLKAEKWALGCLIGNLSLEVSTESKPLRTHLSNIFAEWREPFAACIAEAQAAGEIADNFPARDVADFLLAGWHGAMLRMKVDRSSKPLEQFKAIAFATVLARRP, encoded by the coding sequence ATGCCGAAGCGATCGCATCGCGACAACCTCCTCGATGCGGGCCGCAAGGTCATGTTCGAGCGCGGCTATCGCGGCGCCGGCGTTCGCGACATCGTGTCCGAAGCCGGCGCTCCACAAGGGTCGTTCACGAACCACTTCCGGTCCAAGGAGGCGTTCGCGAGCGAGGTGCTGGAGCGGTATTTCGACTACCTCAGGGAAATCGTGCAGGCGACGCTGGGCGATCGATCGCTCTCGCCGCGGGGTCGGATTCGACGCTACTTCGATGTCATCACGGGAAAGCTCAAGGCCGAAAAGTGGGCACTGGGATGCCTCATCGGGAACCTGAGCCTCGAGGTCTCGACGGAGAGCAAACCGTTGAGGACACATCTCTCCAATATCTTCGCGGAATGGCGCGAACCCTTCGCCGCGTGCATCGCGGAGGCACAAGCGGCCGGCGAGATCGCGGACAACTTTCCGGCACGGGATGTGGCCGACTTCCTCCTCGCTGGATGGCACGGGGCCATGCTGCGCATGAAGGTCGATCGAAGTTCGAAGCCGCTGGAGCAGTTCAAGGCCATCGCGTTCGCCACGGTTCTCGCCAGGAGACCGTGA
- a CDS encoding cupin domain-containing protein — MSQTLTHQPLSAIRVEEREWETLRWPGQWSKMLFHPRVDAPTVPNAGLVRYEAGSHHPFHKHDFAQVWYILEGTFTIGEATYGPGTMLYYPDPHFEPPLITETGGLMLFVQYQGPTTGGRPVYDGRFNMTARRPIGEENVER, encoded by the coding sequence ATGAGCCAGACATTGACGCACCAGCCGCTCTCCGCCATCCGCGTCGAGGAGCGGGAATGGGAGACGCTGCGCTGGCCCGGACAGTGGAGCAAGATGCTGTTCCACCCGCGCGTGGACGCACCAACCGTGCCCAACGCCGGGCTGGTGCGCTATGAGGCCGGCTCTCATCATCCGTTTCACAAGCACGACTTCGCGCAGGTCTGGTACATCCTCGAGGGCACTTTCACCATCGGCGAGGCGACATACGGCCCCGGCACGATGCTCTATTACCCCGACCCCCATTTCGAGCCGCCGCTGATCACCGAGACCGGCGGGCTCATGCTCTTCGTCCAGTACCAAGGGCCGACGACCGGGGGGCGCCCCGTTTACGATGGCCGGTTCAACATGACCGCGCGACGGCCGATCGGCGAGGAGAACGTCGAGCGCTGA
- a CDS encoding MFS transporter — translation MNDPSNARGERSRTLGFVTLFLIEMWERFGYYGMTAVVVLYMVQRLSYSDDRANLTFGAFVALAYAIPAAGGFIGDRLLGSRRTLVIGALVLACGYSLLAVPDRPSLLFPALALIAVGGGVFKANPASLISRLYEGDSAKIDSAFTMYYMAVNVGATLSQIATPLIAIAIGWHAAFAVCAAGLVLGLLNYFFMRRFLAHVGSKPDFEPLDLRRLGLVLVGIAIGTVCVAFIIQNRDLARALVLLAFLAMFVIFGWMMKHGTDRERKGLWAVIILTAEAMLFFIFYQQMSTSLTLFSLRNVELNVFGYQVPAGQVQALNPIWIFILSPPLAWLYNRLGKKGGDFHISTKFTIGFAILALGFFLYGISGRFAHDDGKVSFSWMLAGYAFQSLGELLISGLGLAVYARYVKPSLRGFLMGVYFLSTGISQSLGSFVATSASVPEGVTSPIQSLPLYTNLFIKLGFVAIVGTIIAAVLVPLMKRLPEAGMAEEPARALPVAATAAGGAAD, via the coding sequence ATGAACGACCCTTCCAACGCACGAGGCGAGCGATCGAGGACGTTGGGATTCGTCACCCTGTTCCTCATCGAGATGTGGGAGCGGTTCGGCTACTACGGCATGACCGCAGTCGTAGTGCTGTACATGGTGCAGCGGCTCTCGTACAGCGACGACCGCGCGAACCTCACCTTCGGCGCGTTCGTCGCGCTCGCGTACGCGATACCAGCCGCGGGCGGATTCATCGGAGACAGGCTTCTGGGGAGCAGGCGCACGCTGGTCATCGGCGCGCTCGTGCTCGCGTGCGGCTACTCACTGCTCGCAGTGCCCGATCGACCCTCGCTGCTCTTTCCGGCGCTCGCGCTCATCGCAGTGGGCGGCGGCGTCTTCAAGGCGAACCCGGCGAGTCTGATCTCGCGGCTGTACGAAGGCGACTCGGCGAAGATCGATAGCGCCTTCACGATGTATTACATGGCGGTCAACGTTGGCGCGACGCTTTCCCAGATCGCCACGCCCCTGATCGCCATCGCGATCGGCTGGCACGCCGCGTTCGCGGTCTGTGCCGCGGGCCTCGTGCTCGGGCTCCTCAACTACTTCTTCATGCGCCGCTTCCTCGCGCACGTCGGCTCGAAGCCGGACTTCGAGCCCCTCGACTTGCGCCGTCTCGGGCTCGTCCTGGTGGGAATCGCAATCGGAACCGTCTGCGTCGCGTTCATCATCCAGAACCGCGACCTGGCACGTGCGCTGGTGCTGCTGGCGTTCCTCGCCATGTTCGTGATCTTCGGCTGGATGATGAAGCACGGCACCGACCGCGAGCGCAAAGGCCTTTGGGCAGTGATCATCCTCACCGCCGAGGCAATGCTGTTCTTCATCTTCTATCAGCAGATGTCCACGTCGCTGACCCTCTTCTCGCTCCGCAACGTCGAGCTGAACGTCTTCGGCTATCAGGTGCCCGCGGGACAAGTGCAGGCGCTCAATCCCATCTGGATCTTCATTCTCAGCCCGCCGCTCGCGTGGCTCTACAACCGGCTGGGCAAGAAGGGCGGCGACTTCCACATCTCCACGAAGTTCACGATCGGCTTTGCGATCCTGGCCCTCGGATTCTTCCTGTATGGAATCAGCGGGCGCTTCGCCCACGACGACGGGAAGGTGTCCTTCTCCTGGATGCTCGCCGGGTACGCCTTCCAGTCGCTCGGCGAGCTTCTCATCAGCGGCTTGGGACTCGCGGTCTATGCGCGCTATGTCAAGCCCTCGCTCCGCGGGTTTCTCATGGGCGTCTACTTTCTCTCGACCGGCATCTCGCAATCCCTCGGCAGCTTCGTCGCCACCTCCGCGAGCGTCCCCGAAGGCGTGACGAGCCCGATCCAGAGCTTGCCGCTGTACACGAATCTGTTCATCAAGCTCGGTTTCGTCGCAATCGTCGGCACCATCATCGCGGCCGTGCTCGTCCCGTTGATGAAGCGCCTGCCCGAAGCTGGCATGGCGGAGGAGCCTGCCCGCGCATTGCCAGTCGCCGCCACCGCAGCCGGAGGCGCTGCAGATTGA